In one window of Leguminivora glycinivorella isolate SPB_JAAS2020 chromosome 10, LegGlyc_1.1, whole genome shotgun sequence DNA:
- the LOC125230234 gene encoding uncharacterized protein LOC125230234: MGKDRRSSVRVGDILDDSQLCHIIKKCIGDGSWQLVSAELRPAAAEGIAGFLGDHFRLTVRIKLDGRLVIIRLFVKSLPLNNAPKAEFIDEHHFNKKEVSIFKLLDEMDILVEDANPFVANALLYNESILVMRDLTPEGYSTTNQLQTFDLPHVLVTLASVARFHAAFANHETKKSLALQRPYSIVEEHPHINVESNFKDTPWIHSGAKLSANIINTFSNKYNTIPDLETKFLKQFLEACDELAEHKETLNVVLHKDLWVNNIMFKYENGVPINSILVDFQCVRYGPPAFDVTFFIYNTTSRSFREQYEGTYLKHYFNIFTEFLDVHTKSRLKVLGYDFEDFLRWIEYSKRFAGLGGIMLGPYVLMDPGTAQVTFDDPATFEKLTNEDRSEPVLAHARRCAEYKRRLVDINEEFVERYVRP, translated from the exons ATGGGTAAAGATCGCAGAAGCTCAGTGCGCGTAGGAGATATCTTGGATGATAGTCAGCTGTGCCATATTATAAAGAAGTGTATTGGGGATGGGAGCTGGCAGCTTGTGAGCGCTGAGCTGAGACCAGCTGCAGCGGAAGGAATAGCTGGTTTCCTCGGTGACCATTTTAGACTGACTGTGAGAATCAAGCTGGATGGCAGACTGGTGATCATCCGACTGTTCGTCAAGTCCTTGCCGCTGAACAATGCGCCGAAAGCTGAATTTATCGATGAGCATCATTTTAACAAGAAGGAAGTGTCGATATTCAAGCTGTTAGATGAAATGGATATACTAGTAGAAG ATGCAAACCCGTTTGTGGCCAACGCGCTCCTCTACAACGAGTCCATCCTTGTGATGCGCGACCTGACCCCCGAGGGCTACTCCACCACCAACCAGCTGCAGACCTTCGACCTGCCGCACGTGCTCGTGACCCTCGCCTCCGTCGCTCGCTTCCACGCCGCCTTCGCCAACCACGAGACCAAGAAATCCCTCGCCCTTCAACGCCCGTACTCAATCGTAGAAGAACACCCCCACATCAATGTTGAGAGCAACTTTAAAGACACGCCTTGGATCCACTCCGGAGCCAAACTTAGCGCCAACATCATCAACACTTTCTCAAACAAATACAACACCATTCCAGATTTAGAAACTAAATTCCTAAAACAGTTTTTAGAAGCCTGTGACGAGCTAGCAGAGCATAAGGAAACCTTAAACGTGGTGCTGCATAAGGATCTTTGGGTTAACAACATCATGTTCAAATATGAGAACGGTGTACCGATAAACTCAATCTTAGTGGACTTCCAATGTGTGCGCTACGGACCGCCCGCTTTCGATGTTACTTTCTTTATATACAATACTACTTCACGGAGCTTCCGTGAGCAATACGAGGGTACTTATCTTAAACACTACTTTAATATCTTCACAGAGTTCTTAGACGTACATACCAAGTCGCGTCTTAAAGTTTTAGGGTATGATTTCGAAGATTTTCTCCGCTGGATCGAGTATAGTAAAAGATTCGCTGGGCTCGGAGGGATTATGCTGGGGCCTTACGTCTTGATGGACCCGGGGACGGCTCAGGTGACCTTTGACGACCCGGCCACGTTCGAGAAGCTTACTAATGAGGATCGCTCGGAGCCTGTGTTGGCGCATGCGCGCCGCTGTGCTGAGTACAAGCGGAGGCTGGTTGATATAAACGAGGAGTTTGTGGAGCGGTACGTGCGACCTTAA